The Setaria viridis chromosome 2, Setaria_viridis_v4.0, whole genome shotgun sequence DNA window TAGTAGTAAACATTGGGTACATGATTTTTCAAAGTTCCCATACTTCTAATGGATAACCTAGCTAATTTGTAAGGCCAATTGAAAATCTTCATGAGTAGCCCAATACCAGAGGATTTGTCGAGTTTTATGAAAATCATGTTTGCTGTACCACTTTCTCTTAACTTGGAACAATTATATATTATTGCAATCTGATGGCTTCAGGCTAATGATGTCTCAGTGGAAATCTTTTATTGCTAATGTTTATGATGTCTTGATAAGTTTCAAGTTCAACTCTTAATCATTTAGACTTTACTAAGTTAATATGATCCTTGTTTCAGGAACAAACTGTTTTCCCACCTGGTTGCATTTGTGATGAGCAACAAAACTGGAAAACTGAGGAACTCTTGTTGAATCAGCTCAGAGAATTAGAAATCACTGAGTTGAGAGGATCTGAAAATGAAGTTACCTTTGTGAAGCAGCTGTTCAAATGGGCGACAGTGCTAAAAAGGATGAAACTAACTTTCAATTCTTTGGTGAAAGAAAGTGTGGCCGAGAGGTTCTACAAGATTTTACAAAGCTTTTCCAGGCCAGAAATATGCATGGAATTTTACATGTATAAGGACATGATGGAGGTGCTGTATGCGCCCGAAGACTAAGGTCCTACTACTTCAAATCATTTTAAGCACTAGACATCAGCAAAGGCTGGAGTTGCGTCAAATTTTATCGAGGTCTTTTTTAGACTGGACACATGTGTAGAAAGTTTACATGAATCATGATGTGCCCAATAAGGTCGTGGTTCTTACTTGCACCAGAAGACGAAAGACACCTGGGTGTGACTCTTACGAGCTGACTATGTTTATGTTGTTGCAGAAGTGCTTTTATCTTGTAGTTTTCTCATGTATGGTGTACTATACAGCAGGCCAACATTGAAACGCTAGCATATATCCTTACAATATGTTGCAATGCTACAATAATCCATATAGGCTATTACATTTTACATATGCTCCCTGTGTTTGGTCACATATGGTGCCTTTTTTTTTGCGATTGTTTACATTTGATCCGTAAATCTCTCTTACAAACTTGAAATGTCCAGGAAAATTGGCTTGCATTGAAAAGGTGAAAAACTGTGCTGTTTTTATAATATTCAGGAGGTTAATTTGACTAATAGGCCTGTTTGGATAGGAGATCTTGCATTGGCATTGGCATCTTCCGTAAAACTGTGCTGGCTCCCATGCATTGGCATTGCATCGAACCGTTGGTGAGCAACCATTTCAAGCATACTGCCTGCGCTCAAATCCTGCAGCCTATGGCATCACTATTTCACTAAACAGTTGAATGCCACCAGACTGGTTTGAGTGGAGGCAGTGTATCCCTCCTTGAACTGGCAGCATGACTAACCAATGTAACCTGCAATCAACCCAAGAGCCATTGTTCAAATCAGAGCAGGTGGCATCCAGCCAAAACCTCCATGGCCATCCATTCAAAATGAAAGTTGCCCACACTATTTTTGGAATAGAGaggcatctctttttttttgtaaattccAAAATTTCCACACCATCGCAGCAAGCCAGTTGGCACAAAAAACAGAACTTTCTTTTCTACACACAAAACTTATTTAACACCTACACATCCTTAAACAACAGGACAGCAAAGACAAAAAGCTCCGAGAAAAAGAACCTGTCTCACATAACAGAAACAAAACCATCAACAAACAGAAAGACTATGTGTCTATGGCCAttgagtcttttttttttttgagacccTATGGCCATTGAGTCGATGCAGAACTCGAAGTTCCTCTTGTCTATGGACATGCCCGGTATTTTTACCAACCAGCAACTGTATGAATCTCTCTTCATCATACGTATCTTGTAAACTTGCCCAACAttgaagaagaaaggaacaaaacTCATAAACGATTCAGCTCGGTTTGTTAGGTGAAGCTGCTGGAGCCGGCAGCATTACAACCAGAGGATCAAACAGAAATACAAAGCTCAGCATGAGAAGACAGTTTGATTTTTATTTCAGTAAAGAATgaagcaactacaataagctTTGCCCTTCTGATTCATGAATATTCAGCAGTTTGCACTAATTATCCAGCAGTAGGGATAGCTGTTGAATCTCACAGCATCACAATCAGACGATCAAACAGAAAAATATAAAGTGCAGATCAGACGATCAGATTTCTATTTCAGTTAAAAGTAAGCAACTACAATCAGCTTGGCTCTCTTGATTCATTAACATTCAACAATTTCCACTATTTATACAATAAGATAAAATCGATTTACATTTTAGCAATGATACTATGTGTCACTTGAGCAGAGAGCATCCAAGCAAAACTGGAGCCACCACAGGACAATTAGATCTTAGTGGTGTACATGGTGGACATTGACCCTCTACCAAATTTGATTCTTGGTAACTTTTCACATGGCGAATCTGCAACCTCAAATTGTAGTCAGTTCTAAATGTCTCACATTTTCAGTGAGTGGGTGCTAGCACTCAACAAGTTGCCAAGCCTCCTGTATATGTACAGAGTGCAATGTTAACTCCAACTGCCATAGTTTACTATCTCAACTTGCATGTCTCAGTGGTACAAGAAGCTAATATAGCACTGCAAATGTCAGCAGCAAAGTAAAGTTCCAGAAATATAAAGGAGTCAAAATGATGGCAGCCTATAAAAACCTCTTCTTTGTCTTGTTCTGAAGACTGAACCAGTTGGTCAATCAACATTAAGCCCACTTCTTCTCTAGTTGCCTAGCAGACCAAGTATCAGACTTAGGATCATTCCACATACTAGCTTCAAAGTTGAAAGGGTTCAGTTTGGAATAATTTTTCTAAGTTGTAGCGTTTGTGTTTCAGACAGCACATAAAAGTATCATGAATCCAAATTTTCCATATATAGTATTTGGCAGAAAGcactgtttttctttttgttgcacAGTGAAGCCATCATTGTCCAAGTAAACTTCTGAAGGCACTGTCCTGGCGACCATAGGTTCTTGATAAGAATGTAAAGCTGGGAGGCTTACAACAGAGATGGCAAAAGTAAGGTACTGTCTGGATGACCATAGTTAACTGATGGCCACAATTTAAAAACAAAAAggagatagatagatagatagatagatagatagatagatagatagatagatagatagatagatagatagatagatagatagatagatagatagagagagagagagagaactcCGGATTTGATGGTAGTCCACATGCCATGTTAGTTTAGCAGTTTTAATTGCTAAAAGGGTTCTTTTTACCTGAAAAAATAGCATCAACTGTAGATTTTAACAGGTGGTAGACTGTATTCTTCAATAGTCTTAACAGCACTTGATTTGAAACTGATGTGCATTCTTTTCTATAATTGTTTCCTGAACTTGCTGCATTTTTTTGCCTTCTCATTTCCAAGCCACTGATCTAGTACAACTTCATCCGAAGAGAAGATGCAACATTTGGAGCTTATAGCAATaatttgtagaaaaaaaaactccaattTCAATTGGAACACCTTCAAACTTCTCAGAGACAAAGCTAACTGGTATGCTGTACATAATTAGTGGTAAATGTAAATAAGCTAGATATTGATTGCCGTAACAAAGAAAAATTGGTAGCTAAATATGCTACATTTACCTTCCAAAAAACTCGAATTTCAAATGGAACAACCTCAAAACTTCTCAGACAGAGCTAACCAGAATGGTTGTACACAGTTAGTGGTAAATGTAAATAAGCTAGACATTGGTTACTGTACAAAGAACAATTGGTACCTAAATATGCTACATTTATCTTCACAACAATGCTAAAATAGGACCAAGCAATTATCATCTACAAGCAAGCTCTGCTCTATCCAAAGTCTCATATTACCAGTTGCCACTTATTGTTCAGCAATTGGCAGTGTACATGGGAAAAATTGGTCTGGGAAGTGGGAACTAGCCATGCCATTAACCAACTAGGCAGCTTTTGGTGTTAATGTGGAAGGTGCTAACTCATTCAGTTTCAAACCTTCTAATACCATGTATTGCTGGCAATATTTGGTTTTAATAAGGAAGGTGCTAGTGTTTTCAGTTTCAATCATTCAACACATGAAAGGTCAAAGAGCAATCACTCACCTGTAAGGTCAAGAAAAAAAGTTCTGATAACTATAATTCTGAAAAAAGCAAATGGTAACATACGATCTGATTGCAGATCAAACATCATAAGTTGGAAAAGAAACTGAGACAACTAGCATAGGAAGCTAGCTTATTACAAAAATTTAAACAACTGACTTCCAGTGTTCATTAGACTAAAACACAGGGACGATGAAGATATCGAAGCACTGAAAAAAAATGCCCTAATAATAGTAGATTTATCCAAGTTCCTAGCAATTCCATACTCAGAAAGCAGCAGTTCAGAAAGCAGCAGTTCAGTGCTTCTTTGAGAGCGCCGGCGACTCCGAGATATAGGGAAAATAAGGAGTAATATGCCCATAGTGACGTCCAACATTGAAGAGAGCACACAATTCATCACGATTCATATCATATGATATCAGTTCATTCTCCCACACAAAGAAAAACCTATTGCAATCTGGATGGATGGCGGCCACGTTGCAGCGGTCTCTGAAATCGTCGCGAGTAATCTCTCTCCCAAACAGCTTCAAAAAGCTCACGGTGTGCTTCAGGTTCCATTTTTCTGCACGATAGTCCTCAAGGATCCAAATGGACAGTCCAGTGCCAGTCTCATCCatagaaatgcaatgcaagtacCCATTGGATTGACCAAGAAAGACAGGGACACCACAATGTTTATCTTGCCAGTGGATGCCCCTGCATGTGTTCCCTTTCCCATCGATAGCAACTATAATCAGCTTATAGCGTACACTCTTAGGGAAGACGTTGGCGAATACATGCAGTAATCCATTGAGAAATACGCTACCGCTCGTGTGTGTCATGGGACAGTGCATGTCCCGCAATTCCCATCGCTCCCGTCCATATGAAGCATTACCCCATCTCCCAGTTTCAGACGAGTAGGCACGTGGCTCTGTCCCCCTGATCTTTCTCTTCCTCATCAAAGCGGAGCTCGATCAACTTGAAGTGCAAGGAGATGGCTGGATCAAATACCAAATGAGGTTGAACCCATAAATTCCAAGCATTTAGAAATTCGGTGTCACTGTCAATGTATTCTTCGTCCAGGCTCTCTTCAGATGGGAATGGAGTGGAATGGAACGTGGAGCTGGGCACGTGCACCCAGTGTTCAGTGGTGGGGTTGCACACAATGTAACCTGGTGTCCTGCAGTTCTTCTGTAAGATTTCACCTGGTGTCTCATATCTGGACCTATCTCGGGTGTGCGCAAATAGGAGAAGCCCATGGCCAGAACTGAAGAGAGTGATCTTCTCAATTCCAGGCTGGTTCCTCAGGAAGCTGAACAGAGGGTCCACGAGAGGCACATATCTCTCAGACAGGTTTATGAAATGCCCAGGGACCAAGTTCTCACCGGCGTCATCTCCTTCGTCGCCTTCATCTTCGTCGGCGTCATCTACACCGCCTCCTTCGGCGCCGTCCTCGCTTTCATCGCCTCCTTCGACGCCGTCCTCACTTTCGTCGCCGTCCTTGCCGCCGCCTTCGTCGCCGTCATCTTCTTCGTCGCCTTCCTCACCACTGCCTCCTTCGGCGCCATCCTCACCGCTGCCGTCCTCGCCTTCGTCGCCATCctcaccaccgcctcctcggccgccgccgatgAACTTGATGTCATCTACGCAGCCGTAGAAGAAGCCCTCTAGCGTGCGGGGGTGGTTGCTGGAGCGGAGGACGTCGTTGGCAATGAAGTCGCGCCACTCCTTGGAGACGCACAATGTTTCACCGATACGCGATACCGGTACGCCGATACGTCGATACGGCAAAATCCGAAAAACCCTGATACGTCAATACGTCTAGTGTATATAAATAAatcatttttttcatatttccTTCAAAATAAAAATAGCAAAACATGCAAAACAGTGATATATAGAAACACAGCATGTCCAGCCATCCATAGTAGATAGATAAATAACATACAGAGCTATAGAGCAAGCAGTTCAAAGATTAAAACTTAAAAGCCACATCAAGTTCAATCATCTTCTGCAATCATAACCTCAAACTCAGGCTCATCCAAAGTAAGATTGGCAGCCTGGAGAATGCCGACACCATCAAATATCTCAAAACCATCTCCCCCAATATCCCACATCTGGGATGGCCCTGTGAGATACTCATCACTGCTCCTTGAAAGAAGACGCAAGTTATTATGCACGAACACCAAATCCTCAGCACGTTCAGGAGTGAGCTTGTTtcttctcaggttacggataaAACTGTAGGTGCTCCAATTCCTCtcgcagcaagaagaagaagaagctggctGCCCAAGCAACTTAAAAGCTAACTCTTTCAGCTCCGGGTCCTGGACCCATAGATGCCCCACCACTGAAGTGGATCAAAATGGGCTCTGTCATCAATTGAATCAGGTAAGCTAAAGAGGCCTCTTTTCAGAGAGTAATCAGCAAACTGTTGTTTAACTCTCCTCAGCTCCTCTGTAACTGGATAAAGCTTTCTAAGGCGGTTGTTTCTCTCCTCTGAAATTTCTGGATCCATATGGGGGGCTACACGGTTTGGATCTTCCGAAAGCCATTGTTCACTATAGTACTTTGGGTTAAGTGAGTGCGCCAAACAATGGAGCGGAGTGTTGCTTTTGAGCCAGCGATCCTGTAAAATGTAAAATGTCATTGACAACATTGAAGAATTCAGATTCATCAAGTGGCCCCGTGCCTTCTTTCCTGAAAATAACACCTTTCACCTTCTCTATCATGCTGTCCCACATCTCATATATCAAGTGGAGACAAGGCTTGTCAGTATCAGCTGCCCGTAGCATTGAGTAGATAGGGTCAGTGAAATCAATGATGTATTTCACTTGATCCCACCAAATTTCATCAAGTATCTTCTGCCTGACAAAGTTGGCCTTCTCCTGATCATCTTCCCTATATGCTCTCCACTTATCACTGATTACCATTTGAACAAGTGATTCCTTCAGAAGGAGAAACCTCCTCAGCATAACAATGACAGATGCAAATCTTGTATCTGCAATAGCTAGAAACTTGAGCTTACTAAATGAATTGAACATTGACAGCCTCATCCCATGATTCATGATATAATTCTTGATTTGGAGAGCATCCCCTGCAACATCACTTATCCATTTAAGTTCTGGATTTTCACCTTCATCATTCTTTGCAGCACATATATTTTTCAGCGCTAAGTTCAAGGTGTGAACAACACAGGGAGTCCAAAAGATATTGTTGTACTTTGATTCAATAATCAAACCAGCAGCTTTGCAGTTTGCTGCATTATCTGTGATTACCTGAACAACATTCTTTGGTCCAACTTTTTCAATAACATCAATCAAGAGGTCAGTAATGTAATCCTTAGTCTTTGCCTGTCCTTCAGTGTTTTCACATTTCAAGAACATAGGACCGCTTTCTGTTACAGCTATGAAGTTCAAAAGGGAACGCTTCTGAGTGTCAGTCCATCCATCAGCTGCAATTGGCACCCCTTTTGTGGGCCATGTGCTCTTGATGGGTTCAAGATGTCTCTCCACATTAGCCTTTTCTTGCTGCAGGAGAGTTGTTCTCAACTTATTGGTTCCAGGAGGAACATATCCACCCATGCCATGGTTCGCCACAAAGTTGTAAGAGGCTCGATAGTTTGGGTTTCTTGCCAGGTTGAATGGAATGCCTGCAAATCCAAAGATTGAAGAGATGAACCATGTTAGCAGCTTATAATCAACTTGTATTTACAAACTACACTTGCAATTTGAGAATAAGAAAAATAGTACAACAGCTAACCTCCAGTGTAGAATATCCTTGCAATCATTGCACAGCAATTTGTCGAAGTTCAATGTGAAAACTATCCAAAATACCagtttgtttcttcttctttgatgatGCCCTCGATCCTGACGGTGGTAACGATCCAGAGGCTCTGGCTGAGAGTTGTACTGGCAATGGAACACTCCTTGAGCTTCCTGCGGCAATAGCTCTTGCTGGTTCTTCTTCCTTAATAAATTGATCAATCATCTCTTGTGTAGCAGCAGGACATACTGAAGTGCCTTTGTTAGGTTCCCGCATGAGATGTGCTCTGACTCCCAAGAATGATATGGTCACAGTACAGGCACTGAGATTTTGCATTTCCCCCAGTAGGACCATTCTTCTCAAGTAATTTAACATGCTTCCACGGAGGAGCTCTACGCAATCTTTCATTATCAATAGAAGGATCAGCAGTGGCATCAGCCTGCGCACTACCAGGAGGAACAGGAACTTGGGCACGGTGACGATGAACTTGCACTTGCACTATACATCTCTATTATGTATTATCTACAAAGAAATACAAGACATGGAAGATGGAAGAACTCAATCCATTTACTCAACCAAAACTGCatctaaggccccgtttggttcccaggactaaagtttagtccctgtcacattgaatatttagatactaattaggagtattaaacatagactaattacaaaactaattgcacagatggaggttaattcgcgagacgaatctattaagcctaattagtccataatttgacaatgtgatgctacagtaaacatgtgttaatcataaattaattaggcttaatagattcatctcacgaattagtctccatctgtgtaatttgttttataattaactcatgtttagtccttctaattagcctctgaagatttgatgtgacatggactaaactttagctcaaggatctaaacaccccctaacttgTCTAGTGCATGAGCAAACGAGGATGAAAATGCATAGGGAGATCAGATCATGTTACTTGGGCTCCCAGCAGTTGTAGATCCAGACGGAGGCGCTCACTCCCAGCCGCCGGcgcaaggggcggcggcgtggcgagtCGGCAAGATGAGAACGAGAAGAGGCAGCCAACGACGCAGTCTGAATGTGGCGTAGAGAGGGGGTTTTAACTGCTAGGCGCTAGGGTTTAGGATGGATTGGCGTTTACGGGCTCCAACTTCAACTGGGCTTCAGAATGAGGTGTTAATGTCAAACGTATCGGGTGGACGTATCGCCGAGTATCGGCCAAGTATCAGGaattaaattatttatttttaaatcaAATTATTCGGATACGCGTATCGGGGAGTATCGGACTTGTCGGGGAGTATTGGCGTATCGGTACATATCCGATACCGGTACAACTGCCTTCCTAGCATATCAGTGATACATAGGATACGCACTTGGATCAGCATAGGGACTTAGTGTTGGAATATGCTCCGAATTCCTAAAGGCTTCTACATGCACCAACCGTTGGACATCTAACTTAGCTTGGCCTAAATTGGGGAGGCATTTTGTGGTAGCATGCTTGCATGCATGTTTTGAGGTTACATGCATGAGTTTTTGTTCAGCCATTCATTGTTTGGATTGTCTGCATGCTCTAACCTATATAAACCAGTTGAATGTTGTACGATAGAGAGTAACAGAATTAGCATAGTCATTCTGTATTTCTATTCCTCTTGTAATTCACTTGGGTTGAGTTAACCACTCATTGTAAATCCCTAGCATTTGTAGACCTCTAGATATATTGAATAGTGAAGATCATCTTTTTTATCCGTGTCTTGCTTCCAAAGGTAAATTTGTGTCTCTTGTGATTGTGATCATACTTATTTCGCCAGTTGATTTCTAACAAGTGGTATTAGAGCTAAGTTCAATGTCTGTTCAATTTAGGTTTCTTCAACATGACATCCTTGAAGTATGATCTTCCATTGTTGGATCGAGACACCATATTTTCTCTATGGCAAGTCAAGATGCAAGCGGTTCTAGCGCATATTGATCTACATGATGCGTTGGAGTGTTTTGGTGGGAAGAATGCCACCGATTGGTCTGAcaatgaaaagagaaaaaatcgTAAGACCTTGTCTTAAATTCACCTACCTTTATCAAATAGTATTTTGCAGGAAGTGTTAACGGAAACAACGACTACTGCACGTTGGTTAAAGTTGGAGCAGCTATGCATGACAAAGGATCTCACTAGTAAGATACACATTAAGCAGAAGTTATTTTTGCATAAGTTGCAAGATGGAGGAAAGGTGTTGGATCATGTTTCTTAATTTAAAGAGATCGTTGCGGATCTTGAGTCAATGGTGGTAAAGTACGATGAAGAGGATTTGGGTCTAATCCTTTTGTGTTTCCTGCCTAGTTCATATTCAAACTTCAGAGATACAATATTATATAGCCGTGATATTCTCACTCTTAATGAAGTTTATGAAGCCTTGCAAgacaaaaaaaagataaaaaacaaATGGTATCTACTAAAAGTTCAAAATCACAAGCAGAAGGCTTGTTTGTTTGTGGTAGGATTATGGAGAGAGGATCCTCTAGTGGATCTAGAGGTAAGAGTTCAAATGGCTATAGGGGCCGTTCATAGTCTAGAGGCAAAGGCAAAAAGTTCTGCAATTACTACAAGAAAACCACTCATTATATATCTGAGTGTTATAAATTGAAAATTAAGAAAATACGAAATGGCACATTTAAACCTAAAGGTAAAACTGAAGATGAAGGTAATGCTTCAGTTGCTGTTGAAAGTGGAAGTGAAGGTGATGTGCTTGTTGCTTTTGTTGGATGTGCAAAGATTGATGATATATGGATTCTTGATTCTGCATGCACTTTTCATATATGGATTCATAAAGAATGGTTTAACACTTATGAGTTAGTGCAAGATGGTGATTCTGTGTTAATGGATGATAACATACCACATAAGATTGTAGGCGTTGGATCCATTCAAATTAAGATGTCTGGTGGTATTATCAGGACCTTAACTGATATGAAGCATATTCCAACTATGATGAGAAATCTCATCTTGTTGAGTACTCTATATTTAAAAGGATACAAATACTCTGCTGAAGGTAGAGTTGTGAAGATATCCAAAGGTTCTCTTGTCGTCATGAAAGGAGATTTGAAATCTGCCAATTTGTATCTCTTGTGAGGTACTACAATTATAGGTAATGCCGTTGTAATTTCAAAGGCATTATCTGATTCTGATGCTACAAAGCTTTGGCATATGTGTCTTGGGCACATGAGTGAACTCGGTTTGGCAGAGTTAAGCAAGAGAGGGCTTCTTGATGGACATAACATTAATAAGCTGCAATTTTGTGAGGATTGTGTGTTTGGCAAACACAGGAGGGTGAAGTTCAATACCTCAACACATACAACTGAAGGTATTCTAGACTATGTGCATTTTGATTTATGGGGAC harbors:
- the LOC117843996 gene encoding uncharacterized protein, encoding MHCPMTHTSGSVFLNGLLHVFANVFPKSVRYKLIIVAIDGKGNTCRGIHWQDKHCGVPVFLGQSNGYLHCISMDETGTGLSIWILEDYRAEKWNLKHTVSFLKLFGREITRDDFRDRCNVAAIHPDCNRFFFVWENELISYDMNRDELCALFNVGRHYGHITPYFPYISESPALSKKH